CGATACATTTATGGCCGGCTCTAAGAAAGCCGGATTTAATGATGTTTCCGGTGGGGTAGGTTCGTGTAAGGTAGATTCATGTTCTTTTAATAATTCTTTGGAATGTAGTGCATCTGGTATTCATATGTCAGTTGTAGGAAATGAGGTAGACTGCCAAACTTATCGAAAAAAATAATGAACTTCCTCTCCCTTAGCTGCCCCTGAGGCGGCTTTTTTTATAAAGACTTAAAAGATATATCAAAATATAACAGAGGAGGATGATAGATTTGAAACTAATCGATGAAATTAGAGAAATATTGGAAGGTGCCGGCTATGAGTTTTTAGATTCAGGATCGGAAAAAGCGTTGGAACACCCCAAGGAGATCCGGATTCGTTTTGCCAGTAATGAAGCAGTTGAGATAGAGCCTCATATATTTGAAGCAAACGATATAAAAAAATACCTGAAAGAGTTTAAGATTGTAGAGCATGATCCAGATATAATCGATATCAAGACTGGAAAACCCCACAAATCGTATTATTCGATAATTATAGAAAAAAGTAGTTAAAGAGATCAAAAAGATAAGGAATTTTCAACTTGTATCTTTTATTTAAATGTAGTAGCATTAAACTTAGAATATATTAAAGAGGAGATAAGATGAAGATATATGCTGTTAGATTGACTGAGGGTATGGATTTAAAAATTGAGATACAAAAGATAGTTGAAGAAAAGCAAATAAAGGCAGGGATAATACTCTCCTCTGTAGGCTGTATATCAAAGGCAAGATTTAGAGTGGCTGATGGTGTAAGTGTTAAGGGGATTGAGAAAAATTTGGAGATACTTTCATTGAATGGAACTCTGTCTCAGAAGGGTATTCATCTGCATATAAGCTTCAGTGATCTAGATGGGATTAGTTTTGGAGGTCACCTTGTAGAGGGAAATATTATTAATACAACATGTGAATTAGTCATAGGAATATTAGAAGATTATAAGTTTGACCGATGGATGGATTCAAATACAGGTTATGAAGAATTGGTCATTGAAACACAAGAGTCATAATTGACAGAAAGGAAAATAATTGTTAAAATATTATAAATAATTTAACATCGTATAACTCCAATAATATGGTTTGGAGGTTTCTACCAGGTACCTATAATTCCTGATTACGAAGAGGGTCTGTTTATACAGCGTTCTTTGTAATGGGAATTTTTTTATTGCTTAGAAATCTATATATCGGATCAAACAATAGGAGGAATAAGAATGAATTATAAGGAAATGCCAAAAATTGATCTACACTGCCATTTAGATGGAAGTTTAAGAGCTCAAACAGTGTTGGATATAATAAAAAAAAATAGACTGGAATTAACTCAAAATTTGGAAGATATAAAAGAGTGGCTGACAGCTCCCTTAAGCTGCAGTTCGTTGGATGAATATCTTAGATGTTTTGATCTACCAATAGCCGTGATGCAGACCAAAGAAGATTTAGAGAGGGTATCTTTTGAACTTATGGAAGATGCTGCCCTGGAAAATATAAAGTATATAGA
This sequence is a window from Psychrilyobacter atlanticus DSM 19335. Protein-coding genes within it:
- a CDS encoding DUF1540 domain-containing protein, which produces MDIAKIFDCNAESCVYNKNKQCHTPAINIGDDIPCCDTFMAGSKKAGFNDVSGGVGSCKVDSCSFNNSLECSASGIHMSVVGNEVDCQTYRKK
- a CDS encoding PPC domain-containing DNA-binding protein, whose translation is MKIYAVRLTEGMDLKIEIQKIVEEKQIKAGIILSSVGCISKARFRVADGVSVKGIEKNLEILSLNGTLSQKGIHLHISFSDLDGISFGGHLVEGNIINTTCELVIGILEDYKFDRWMDSNTGYEELVIETQES